TAACATTTCTAGCGGTAGACGCACTTCTTCGTCGCTACTGCCCGTTTACGCCAGAAGATGGCGTTCAAGAACCTCTAGTCGCTCTGGGGTTCCCACATCGACCCAGTGGCCTGAAAAATGTTCACCACTGACGCGGTTGCCAGCCATCGCCTGCTTAAGCAGCGGTGCCAGGGCGAACACCCCTGGCGGCTGATCAGAAAGTAGCTCAGGGTGTAGCAGGCTAATACCTGCAAAGGTGAGGCGCTGGCGGCCTTCCACTTCAACGCGCCCGTCGATAAGGGAAAAATCGCCGCTGGGGTGGTGAGAAGGGTTATCTACTAGCACAAGATGGGCTAGGTCACTTCCCCGTAGCAACGATTCTGAGGGAGTGTAATCGCACCAGACGTCCCCATTGACCAGAAGAAACGGAGCATCGCCAAGAAGGGGCAGTGCCTTTTGAATACCACCACCGGTTTCTAAGGGGGTCTCTTCATGACTCCAAAGAATCCGTAACTGATAGTCGCTTCCATCACCTAGCGCTGCCATGATCTGCTCTGCGCGATAGCTCACGTTGATGACCACTTCATCAATGCCAGCACGCTTGAGCCGTTCGAGATGGTGCACAATAAGTGGCTTATCGCCTACCGGTAACAGTGGTTTTGGGCAGTGGTCGGTAAGTGGCCGCATCCGTTTGCCTAGGCCCGCGGCTAAAATCATCGCCTTCATAACGTGCTTTCCGCTAAACGTAGGGCAATGGCGGGACGCAGTGTGTCACTTACCCATTCAGCAAACTCGCTGTGCTGGGGAAGCGCAGTTAGGCTATCTTCTAAATGCGCCAAAAAATGCGGCAGGCGTGATAAATAGCCTTGTTTTGCATCGCGAAGCGTTAAGCGGCAAAAAATACCAAGTACTTTTAGACAGCGTTGAGCGGCCATCGCTTGGCATTGGGTCAGAAATTCATCGTTACTGACATGGCGAGAGAGACGCCCATCTTGTCGCGCTTGGCGATAAAAGGAGTCGACGAACTGCATAAACTGCGCCTGAGAAAAACGGCAGTAACGTCCGCGTAGTAAGGAAATAACGTCGTAACTGATTGGCCCAGCAACTGCGTCTTGAAAGTCAATCATGTATAGCTGCTGATCGTGCACCATGATATTCATCGCATCATAATCGCGATGTACGCTGACAACGGGTTGCTCAAGTGCCTGTTCAATGAGGTATCCACGCAGTGCATCCCAACTGCTAGGCGTTGGTAGCGACAGCCAACTACCTAAACACCACTCAGGAAAGAGGTCTAGCTCTCGACCCAGCAGCGCCGCATCGTATGGCGGTAGCGTGGCGGGATTAGCGTGGTTTTGTAACTTGGCAAGCAAGGTCAGCGCATCCAAATGGGTTTGTTGAATACGCGCCTCATCAGTGAATAGCGCCTGTAAAGGGGTATCCCCAAGGTCATCAAGCAGCAAAAAACCCGCGTCGAGGTCGGCGGCGTAAATATTCGGAACGGGCAGTTTTGCCGCGTACCAGCGTTTTCCGATAGCGACGAAAGGCGTTGAGTCTTCCTGGGCGGGGGGCGCATCCATTACTATTTGAGTGCCGCCATGAGGCAGTGTTAGCCGGAAATAGCGCCGGAAACTGGCGTCACCACCGGCTGGAGAGAGTCGAATAGCGGCGCTATTTAGGCCATTTTGTTCAGCCGCCCACTGGGTGAGGGCGTCAATCCTAGAAGAGGACATGCAAGCTCCTTGCTGGTCGGGCATCATGCGGGCTGTATAATACCGATTCTGGATGCCAAGGATAACGAACATGGGCAAGCGAATCTCGCGTACCGTACCGGTTGCGCACACGCTGTTGGGCAGTTTGCTCGCTGGCGCCTCATTTTCAGCGTTGGCACAAGGCCAGTCGCTGCCTGCTGAGGCGCTGGACTGGCAGGCCTGGAGCCAAGATGAAGCACCGCACCAGCTGTGTCGAGGGCGTTATGTGATGCCTGGCTACCGCTTGCCAGCGGAAGATAACCCTGAAACGTTGTCGGTTGAGACTCAGGAAGTCGATTACGCCGCAGATGGTGAAGCGCTGTTGCGCGGCGATGTTGTACTACGTCGCGGAAACACGGAGCTGCAAGCGGCGCAGATGTACTTACCTGCAGACCGCCAGCGAGTAGATGCAGAGGGTAATCTAGCCATACGTGATGGCCAAGCGTTGGTGCGTGGCGAGCAAGCTACACTAATGCTGAACGATGATCGGGCCTCGTTACGCAACAGCCACTATGTGCTTTACCAACAGCATTTACGGGGCCAGGCCAGCCAGTTAGAGCAAACCGGTGAAGAGCAATATCGTCTGCGAAATGCTTCATTTACGACGTGTGATCCAGGCACGAATAGCTGGCAACTCGTTAGTAGCGATATAAAGCTGAACCAAGCTGAAGGATTTGGCACCGCGCGACATGCACGTTTAGAAGTTAAAGACGTGCCAATTTTCTATTGGCCCTGGCTGCGTTTTCCCATTGATGACCGTCGCCATACAGGGTTGCTGTCACCTTCTGTTAGCTTTTCCAATGAGGGGTTTGACTATGCTCAGCCCTTTTACTGGAATATAGCGCCCAATCATGATGCCACTATTACGCCGCGCTGGATGTCGGATCGTGGTCTGCTGCTCAATGGTGAGTACCGCTACTTGCTTGAAGAGAGTCGAGGAACGGTAGACGGTGGATATATCAGGAGCGATGACGGCAGTAACAATGGTGATAATCGCTTTGAAGGTAATGACCGCTGGTATATCGATGCTAAACATGCAGGGACACTGACGCCTCGCAGTGATTACCAATTACGTTATGGTGCCGCCAGTGATGGGCGCTATTTTGATGATTTTGGTGGTGAGTTTGGCAATAATGAACGCGTTAGTATGGAGCGGTTAGCTCAGGTAGATTACCGCGGCGAGCGTTGGCGGTTAGATGCCCGTGCCCAAGGCTTTCAGAGGTTGGAAGACCCGTTAAGTGATTCCGACAAACCCTTTTACCGTCTGCCAAGTTTGACAGCCAACTCTGACTGGCAGTTGAGCAACGGTCTCTATACACAATGGCGCTCTAACGCGACTTATTTTTGGCGTGACGTAGACGAGCGACAGGTGCCAGAACGCGAAGCTGCCACCGGCACGCGCCTGCACCTCACGCCGGTAATCGGTTGGCGTTTTGAACAGCCCTGGGGCTATATCGAGCCGCGTACCGAGCTTTGGCATACCGCCTATGAGCTGGATTATGGCGATCGCGTCACTGACCGGGGAACGTCTCCCACCCGCAGCGCAGCGGTCACATCAATTGATAGTGGCCTTGTGTTTGAACGTGAGCTTGAGCTGCGTGGTCAAGACTATCGCCAGACCCTTGAACCACGTTTGAACTATGCGTACGTCCCGCGCACTAATCAAACGCAACTGCCTGATTTTGACAGCCGCGAGCGAGCATTCTCGTGGGATCAGCTATGGTCTCCTCATCGCTTCTCAGGCGCAGATCGCTTAGGTGACCTTAATCGCGTGTCGCTGGGCGTACAATCTCGCTTTATTGAAGACGCCTCTGGACGGGATCGGTTGACCCTAGGGGTTGGGCAAAGTGTTTATTTTTCCGAACGTCGCATCGATAGCGAGGGCGATCCAGATACGCTACCTGCTCATCCAGAAGATGATCCTAACGTGAACCCTCTAAGCCGCTACCAGGCTACCCGCGACCGTTCTCCGTTGGTTACAAGGCTCGATTGGCAGATTAATGATCGGTGGAGCGCAGGCTATGAATGGTTATACGACGACCAGCGTGAACAGACCGAGCGCTCTAGCGTTGATGCACGTTATCGTCATCCCGCCGGTCACGTAGTGAACCTTGGTTATCGTTGGGAGATCGAAGGTTTCGATCCAGGCGTCGTACCCGGTGATGACGGCTTTAGAGATTACAGTCGAGAAGAGTGGGATCTGTCACTTGCTTGGAAAGCCAGCCCGAGGATTGATTTGATTGGTCGCTACCTGCACGATCAAACCAATGACCGTGCGCTTGAACGTCTGGCCGGTGTTCAGTGGAACGACTGCTGCTATGGCTTACAGCTGGTATGGCGTGAGTGGGTAGACGATAACGACACCGCCCGCGTGGGTGATGACTTTAACGACCGCGGGTTATTTTTACGCTTTGTATTCCGTGGCCTTGGTGGCGTTGGTCAACAGGCTGACGGCTACTTTGAACAGGCCATTCCTGGCTACCGCCCAACGCCCCTGTAACGATTTTGTTAAATGGCGACTGACTGAAAGAGATTCTTTATGACTACCAGAAAGACCCTGCTGACCGATGGCTTGAAAAAGCGGGCAAAACTGCTTTCTGCTGGCGGCATGATGGCGCTCTGCCTTGGAACGAGTGCTACGCTTGTACCGCTGTCGGTTTACGCACAAAATTTTGAATCGACCCAGCGGCAAATGCTGGATAGCGTTGTGGCTGTCGTCAATGACGGGGTCATCATGCGCAGCGAACTTGACGACCGCATTGCCCAGGTGGAGCAACAGGCGCAGGCCCAAGGTGGTAACTTACCGCCCCGTAGCCAACTGGCACAGCAGGTGCTAGAGCGCATGGTGATGGATGAAATCCAACTCCAGATGGCTCGCCAGGCCAATCTTAGCGTGGACGACACGGAGCTTAATCGCCAAGTGCGCTCCATTGCAGAGTCTAATGGCATGACGCTAGAAGAGTTTGCCGATGCCGTGGAAGCGGATGGCATGACGCTGGCTGACGTGCGTGAAGAGGTACGCCGCGAAATACTGATGCGCCAAGTGCAGCAGCGCCAAATTAGTCAGCGTGTCACCGTGACTGATCGTGACGTTGAACGCTTCTTGAATCAGCAGCCATCTCAGCAAGGTCAGGCATTCATTGAAGAAGCGCGTGCTCGCCACGTTTTGGTGGAGTTAACGCCAACGCGCAATGAGAACCAGGCCCGCGCCCGTGCTGAGCAGGCACGTCAGCGTTTACAGCAAGGGGCAGACTTCGCGTCTGTTGCTCGTGAATTTAGTGACGACCGTGGCAGTGCCATGAATGGCGGTGAGCTTGGCTGGGTACGCCCAGGACAAACGGTGCCAGCCTTCGAAGAGGCCATGGGGTCACTGAGTGTTAACCAGCTATCTGAGCCTGTGCGCTCCCAGTTTGGTTACCACGTGATTGAAGTGCTTGAACGTCGCCGTCAGGACGTGACGGAAGAAAGCCGTCGTGAGCAGGTTCGTCAGGCTATTTTCCAGCGTCGTGCGAACGAAGAGCTGCAGACTTGGCAGCGTGAAATGCGTGAACAGGCCTTCGTTGATATTCGCCTTTAATGAGCCATCCTAATGAGCAATAACGCGCCACTGCTGGTTACTACCGGAGAGCCTGCGGGCATCGGGCCAGAGATTACGCTGATGCTGGCCGCCAATGGCCAACTGAATAATTCGGTGGCCATTGGCGATACGGGGTTGCTGAAGCAGCGTGCGGCGCTACTTGGGCTTCATCTAGACGTGGTAGAAGCAGCCCCTGGAAGTAGGGAGGCTTCCTCGCCAGGGCGATTGGTCGTGTGGCACGCTGCACTGCGCGAGCCAGTCATTCCTGGTGTGCTCAATTCTGCTAATGCAGGCTATGTGCTAGAAACGCTGCAAATCGCTGTAGACGCCTGTCAGCAAGGGCATGCAGCGGCAATGGTCACCGCGCCGCTTCATAAAGGGGTGATTATCGAGGGAGGCTTTCCCAGCTTCACTGGCCACACCGAATGGCTGCGCGATGCCTGTGGAGTTGATGAAGTCGTGATGTTATTGGCTACTGACCAGGCGCTGCACGCCCAGTCGAGTCGTTGGCAGGGCAGCAGTGACCTACGCGTCGCGCTTGTCACCACTCACCTACCGCTGCGTGAAGTGGCAGATGCAGTTACCTACGACAAAATCACCCGTATTAGCCGTTTGCTCGCGACTGATCTGAAAAACCAGTTTGGGATCGTCGCCCCACGCATTGCCGTGTGTGGGCTAAACCCCCATGCCGGAGAAGATGGTCATTTAGGGCGCGAAGAACTCGATGTTATTATCCCTGCGCTGGAGGCGCTGCGCGCTGAAGGTTTGGATGTTCAAGGCCCTCTACCTGCCGATACGCTTTTCACACCACGCCATTTGGCGGGCGTTGATGCGGTACTGGCGATGTATCATGACCAGGGGCTGGCAGTGCTAAAATACGCAGGCTTTGGTCAGGCGGCGAATATTACACTTGGTCTGCCGCTGGTACGTACTTCGGTCGACCACGGTACTGCGCTCAGTTTAGCTGGCCGCGGTATTGCCGACCCCAATAGCTTAGGCGTTGCCTTAGCGCTGGCAAAGCGACTTGCTGCTCAGCGCGGCAATGCCTTAATTGCTTTATGAATCAACCCTCCAAGGAACACTGTTAGATGTCTCAAGTGCCTCAGCAGCACCGCGCTCGTAAACGCTTTGGTCAAAACTTTCTGCGTGACCTCGGCATCATTTCGCGTATTGTCCGTGCCATTGGACCCCGCGAAAGCGACCGACTCGTCGAAATTGGCCCTGGACAAGGCGCGCTCACTGCTCCGTTGCTAGAGGCGGCAGGAAAGCTTGAAGTCATTGAATTAGACCGTGACCTTATTCCTGGCTTGAGAGTGCAGTTTTTTAACTACCCCGACTTTGTTATTCATGAAGGTGACGCGCTAAAGTTTGATTTCGCCGCGCTAAAAGGAGATGGTCCTGCGCTACGAGTCGTCGGTAACCTGCCTTACAACATCTCGACGCCGTTAATTGTGCATCTGTTAACCATGGGTAACGCCATTGCCGATATGCACTTTATGCTGCAAAAAGAGGTCGTTGAGCGCTTGGCCGCTGAGCCAGGCAGCACTGATTGGGGGCGCTTGTCGGTGATGGCTCAGTATTACTGCCACGTTGATCAGCTGTTCATCGTACCGCCGGAAGCCTTTGTTCCCAGACCTAAAGTTGACTCCGCCATTGTTAGGCTAACGCCTCACGAAAGCTTGCCCCAAACAGCTGATGACCCAGCGCTGCTGTTTGAGCTGGTCAAGTTGGCGTTTGGTCAGCGGCGTAAAACACTGCGCAATAATCTTAAAGGCAGGGTGAGTGCAGAAACATTAGAAGCGCTAGGTATTGATCCCGCACGGCGTCCACAAACCCTGACGGTTGCGGAGTACGTCACCATTGCCAACCAAGTGGCTGCTGATGAAGCGCTTAGTGGTAAGGGGAGTGAAGGCGCGTGAGTGGTCTTGCCATTGAAGTTAGCGTCGCGCCTGAGTACCGTACTGCCGAGTCAAACGACAGTGAGTCGCGCTTTGTGTTTAGTTACACCGTGACGGTGCATAACCAAAGCCCTCATAGCGTGCAGCTCATGGCGCGCTACTGGAAAATTACCCAAGGTAACGGCGACAGCCAAGAGGTACGTGGCAAAGGAGTGGTGGGCCAGCAGCCATTAATTGGCCCTGGGCAGCGTTTTCGCTACACCAGTCGGGCTATTCTGCAAACGCCGGTAGGCGTCATGGAAGGCGCTTATACGCTGCTTAATACCTACACCCAGCGTGCTTTCGATGTGCCCATTGCACCTTTTAGGCTAGCGGTGCCGCGTCAGCTTCATTGACCATTCTCTAAAAGGGGTAGCCATGAGCACCTATGTCATTGGTGATCTGCACGGCTGTCATGCCGAGTTTGTCAGTTTGCTAGAGCAGCTGAGCTTCAATCCAGCAAACGATGCGCTCTGGCTTGTCGGCGACTTAGTCAATCGCGGCCCTGGCTCGCTCGCCTGTTTGCAGGAAGTGCAGGCGTTAGGCAGTGCTGCCCGATGCGTGCTGGGTAACCACGACTTTCATTTGTTGGTGGCGGCTCGTGGCGGCGGCAGACTGAAAAAAAATGACACCCTAAGCGACATTCTTGCTACACCGCAGCGCGAGCAGTTGCTGGATTGGCTGCAAAGCCAGCCATTGGCAATTTATGAAAATAACACGCTGATGACCCATGCGGGCGTGTTGCCCACGTGGCGCGCCGATCAGGCGGTATCGTTTAGTCAAGAAGTGCAAGCGGCTTTGCTCAGTGAGCGTGCGGGTGAATTTTTAACGCAGTTATTTGGTAATCAGCCTGACCAGTTCCGTGACGACCTGGAAGGGGTTGATCGTTTGCGCTGTCTCGTCAATGTCTTTACCCGAATGCGCTTTATCGACGCTAATGGTCGGCTAGACTTCGCTGCCAAAGAAGGCTTGGAAAGTGCTCCTGAAGGGT
This genomic window from Halomonas sp. TD01 contains:
- the murU gene encoding N-acetylmuramate alpha-1-phosphate uridylyltransferase MurU is translated as MKAMILAAGLGKRMRPLTDHCPKPLLPVGDKPLIVHHLERLKRAGIDEVVINVSYRAEQIMAALGDGSDYQLRILWSHEETPLETGGGIQKALPLLGDAPFLLVNGDVWCDYTPSESLLRGSDLAHLVLVDNPSHHPSGDFSLIDGRVEVEGRQRLTFAGISLLHPELLSDQPPGVFALAPLLKQAMAGNRVSGEHFSGHWVDVGTPERLEVLERHLLA
- a CDS encoding aminoglycoside phosphotransferase family protein gives rise to the protein MSSSRIDALTQWAAEQNGLNSAAIRLSPAGGDASFRRYFRLTLPHGGTQIVMDAPPAQEDSTPFVAIGKRWYAAKLPVPNIYAADLDAGFLLLDDLGDTPLQALFTDEARIQQTHLDALTLLAKLQNHANPATLPPYDAALLGRELDLFPEWCLGSWLSLPTPSSWDALRGYLIEQALEQPVVSVHRDYDAMNIMVHDQQLYMIDFQDAVAGPISYDVISLLRGRYCRFSQAQFMQFVDSFYRQARQDGRLSRHVSNDEFLTQCQAMAAQRCLKVLGIFCRLTLRDAKQGYLSRLPHFLAHLEDSLTALPQHSEFAEWVSDTLRPAIALRLAESTL
- a CDS encoding LPS-assembly protein LptD; translated protein: MGKRISRTVPVAHTLLGSLLAGASFSALAQGQSLPAEALDWQAWSQDEAPHQLCRGRYVMPGYRLPAEDNPETLSVETQEVDYAADGEALLRGDVVLRRGNTELQAAQMYLPADRQRVDAEGNLAIRDGQALVRGEQATLMLNDDRASLRNSHYVLYQQHLRGQASQLEQTGEEQYRLRNASFTTCDPGTNSWQLVSSDIKLNQAEGFGTARHARLEVKDVPIFYWPWLRFPIDDRRHTGLLSPSVSFSNEGFDYAQPFYWNIAPNHDATITPRWMSDRGLLLNGEYRYLLEESRGTVDGGYIRSDDGSNNGDNRFEGNDRWYIDAKHAGTLTPRSDYQLRYGAASDGRYFDDFGGEFGNNERVSMERLAQVDYRGERWRLDARAQGFQRLEDPLSDSDKPFYRLPSLTANSDWQLSNGLYTQWRSNATYFWRDVDERQVPEREAATGTRLHLTPVIGWRFEQPWGYIEPRTELWHTAYELDYGDRVTDRGTSPTRSAAVTSIDSGLVFERELELRGQDYRQTLEPRLNYAYVPRTNQTQLPDFDSRERAFSWDQLWSPHRFSGADRLGDLNRVSLGVQSRFIEDASGRDRLTLGVGQSVYFSERRIDSEGDPDTLPAHPEDDPNVNPLSRYQATRDRSPLVTRLDWQINDRWSAGYEWLYDDQREQTERSSVDARYRHPAGHVVNLGYRWEIEGFDPGVVPGDDGFRDYSREEWDLSLAWKASPRIDLIGRYLHDQTNDRALERLAGVQWNDCCYGLQLVWREWVDDNDTARVGDDFNDRGLFLRFVFRGLGGVGQQADGYFEQAIPGYRPTPL
- a CDS encoding peptidylprolyl isomerase, with product MTTRKTLLTDGLKKRAKLLSAGGMMALCLGTSATLVPLSVYAQNFESTQRQMLDSVVAVVNDGVIMRSELDDRIAQVEQQAQAQGGNLPPRSQLAQQVLERMVMDEIQLQMARQANLSVDDTELNRQVRSIAESNGMTLEEFADAVEADGMTLADVREEVRREILMRQVQQRQISQRVTVTDRDVERFLNQQPSQQGQAFIEEARARHVLVELTPTRNENQARARAEQARQRLQQGADFASVAREFSDDRGSAMNGGELGWVRPGQTVPAFEEAMGSLSVNQLSEPVRSQFGYHVIEVLERRRQDVTEESRREQVRQAIFQRRANEELQTWQREMREQAFVDIRL
- the pdxA gene encoding 4-hydroxythreonine-4-phosphate dehydrogenase PdxA, which encodes MSNNAPLLVTTGEPAGIGPEITLMLAANGQLNNSVAIGDTGLLKQRAALLGLHLDVVEAAPGSREASSPGRLVVWHAALREPVIPGVLNSANAGYVLETLQIAVDACQQGHAAAMVTAPLHKGVIIEGGFPSFTGHTEWLRDACGVDEVVMLLATDQALHAQSSRWQGSSDLRVALVTTHLPLREVADAVTYDKITRISRLLATDLKNQFGIVAPRIAVCGLNPHAGEDGHLGREELDVIIPALEALRAEGLDVQGPLPADTLFTPRHLAGVDAVLAMYHDQGLAVLKYAGFGQAANITLGLPLVRTSVDHGTALSLAGRGIADPNSLGVALALAKRLAAQRGNALIAL
- the rsmA gene encoding 16S rRNA (adenine(1518)-N(6)/adenine(1519)-N(6))-dimethyltransferase RsmA, which codes for MSQVPQQHRARKRFGQNFLRDLGIISRIVRAIGPRESDRLVEIGPGQGALTAPLLEAAGKLEVIELDRDLIPGLRVQFFNYPDFVIHEGDALKFDFAALKGDGPALRVVGNLPYNISTPLIVHLLTMGNAIADMHFMLQKEVVERLAAEPGSTDWGRLSVMAQYYCHVDQLFIVPPEAFVPRPKVDSAIVRLTPHESLPQTADDPALLFELVKLAFGQRRKTLRNNLKGRVSAETLEALGIDPARRPQTLTVAEYVTIANQVAADEALSGKGSEGA
- the apaG gene encoding Co2+/Mg2+ efflux protein ApaG, which translates into the protein MSGLAIEVSVAPEYRTAESNDSESRFVFSYTVTVHNQSPHSVQLMARYWKITQGNGDSQEVRGKGVVGQQPLIGPGQRFRYTSRAILQTPVGVMEGAYTLLNTYTQRAFDVPIAPFRLAVPRQLH
- a CDS encoding symmetrical bis(5'-nucleosyl)-tetraphosphatase: MSTYVIGDLHGCHAEFVSLLEQLSFNPANDALWLVGDLVNRGPGSLACLQEVQALGSAARCVLGNHDFHLLVAARGGGRLKKNDTLSDILATPQREQLLDWLQSQPLAIYENNTLMTHAGVLPTWRADQAVSFSQEVQAALLSERAGEFLTQLFGNQPDQFRDDLEGVDRLRCLVNVFTRMRFIDANGRLDFAAKEGLESAPEGFAPWFQYPRADALQLLFGHWAALEGCTPNAKIKVEALDTGCVWGGSLTALNLESGERTSVPSCQPRH